Proteins from a single region of Phycisphaeraceae bacterium D3-23:
- a CDS encoding diphosphate--fructose-6-phosphate 1-phosphotransferase — translation MLQGNAIVGQSGGPTAVINASMVGVVDAAKKAKAIDRVFGMRFAIEGVLNDYLLDLTAESDETLKKVRYTPSSALGSSRLKLQDKHFPTILKQLKKYGIRYFFMIGGNDTMDTIHRVVEYANSKGYEMRGVGVSKTVDNDLYGTDHTPGFPSAARYVALSIQQGGLLNRDMQKVDQFSVFQTVGRSAGWLPAAAAAARRKKGDAPHIILMPERAFNKAAFLKKVKETHDKHGYVSIVCGEGVTYRDGTPVSASGTKDKFGNTEFGAMGGSSAAMALHRIIADKFKWRGEFQIVESLMMAGQDRGVKRDYAEAYQCGKRAVALATKGESGVMVTIERANKKNEPYKATYGTAPLAKVANYEHTLPDKFIAKDGMDVTPAFITYITPLVGDLPEHGHLTIRKAKK, via the coding sequence ATGCTCCAAGGCAACGCCATCGTCGGACAGTCCGGCGGCCCCACGGCCGTCATCAACGCCTCCATGGTCGGGGTCGTCGACGCCGCCAAAAAGGCCAAAGCCATCGACCGCGTCTTCGGCATGCGCTTCGCCATCGAAGGCGTCCTCAACGACTACCTCCTCGACCTCACGGCCGAGTCGGACGAGACGCTGAAAAAGGTCCGCTACACGCCGTCGTCGGCGCTCGGCTCGTCGCGCTTGAAGCTCCAGGACAAGCACTTCCCCACCATCCTAAAACAGCTCAAGAAGTACGGCATCCGCTACTTCTTCATGATCGGCGGCAACGACACGATGGACACCATCCACCGCGTCGTCGAGTACGCCAACAGCAAGGGCTACGAAATGCGCGGCGTCGGCGTCAGCAAGACCGTCGACAACGACCTCTACGGCACCGACCACACCCCCGGCTTCCCGAGTGCGGCAAGATACGTCGCGCTCAGCATCCAGCAGGGCGGGCTGCTCAACCGCGACATGCAGAAGGTCGACCAGTTCAGCGTCTTCCAGACCGTCGGCCGCAGCGCCGGCTGGCTCCCCGCCGCCGCCGCCGCCGCAAGGCGTAAGAAGGGCGACGCCCCGCACATCATCCTCATGCCCGAACGCGCCTTCAACAAAGCCGCCTTCCTCAAGAAGGTCAAAGAAACACACGACAAGCACGGCTACGTCTCCATCGTCTGCGGCGAAGGCGTCACCTATCGTGACGGCACCCCCGTCTCCGCCTCGGGCACCAAAGACAAGTTCGGCAACACCGAGTTCGGCGCGATGGGCGGCTCCAGCGCCGCGATGGCATTGCATCGAATCATCGCCGACAAGTTCAAGTGGCGCGGCGAGTTCCAGATCGTCGAGTCCCTCATGATGGCCGGCCAGGACCGCGGCGTAAAACGCGACTACGCCGAGGCCTACCAGTGCGGCAAACGCGCCGTCGCCCTCGCAACCAAAGGCGAGTCCGGCGTCATGGTCACGATTGAGCGCGCCAACAAAAAGAACGAGCCCTACAAAGCCACCTACGGCACCGCCCCCCTCGCCAAGGTCGCCAACTACGAACACACCCTGCCCGACAAGTTCATCGCCAAAGACGGCATGGACGTCACCCCCGCCTTCATCACCTACATCACCCCCCTCGTCGGCGACCTCCCCGAGCACGGGCATTTGACGATCAGGAAGGCGAAGAAGTAA
- a CDS encoding PIG-L family deacetylase, producing the protein MPFTFSRRSAHKTHRYDTLEGITGSADVASETWLFACPHDDDIAIGAGLWMKAACDAGVNVHLLAATDGRMGYCAPEEKDTIVEVRAAELHASCKHLGLDDPAKIHLLGFPDCNLGQYLGRRPAAAGDPQFAGYTGLQNAFVHKLRDIRPDRLFMPSPMDYHPDHQVVYNEMQICVFHANGTIWPELGEPTKVPEVYEMAIYCDFPEPPDLQLRCDDATFQHKLDAIAAYKSQKQISLLVDKVREAGAYEYLREVNFKFYSSTAYNHLFED; encoded by the coding sequence ATGCCCTTCACCTTCTCAAGACGCTCGGCCCACAAGACCCACCGCTACGACACGCTCGAAGGCATCACCGGCAGCGCCGATGTCGCCAGCGAGACCTGGCTCTTCGCCTGCCCGCACGACGACGACATCGCCATCGGCGCGGGGCTCTGGATGAAGGCCGCGTGTGATGCGGGCGTCAACGTCCACCTCCTGGCCGCGACGGACGGGCGGATGGGCTACTGCGCCCCGGAGGAGAAGGACACCATCGTCGAGGTCCGCGCGGCCGAGCTTCACGCGTCGTGCAAACACCTCGGGCTCGACGACCCGGCCAAGATCCACCTGCTGGGCTTCCCGGACTGCAACCTGGGCCAGTACCTCGGCCGACGCCCCGCCGCCGCGGGCGACCCGCAGTTCGCCGGGTACACCGGCCTGCAAAACGCCTTCGTCCACAAGCTCCGCGACATCCGGCCCGACCGGCTGTTCATGCCCAGCCCCATGGACTACCACCCCGACCACCAGGTCGTCTACAACGAGATGCAGATCTGCGTCTTCCACGCCAACGGCACGATCTGGCCCGAGCTCGGCGAGCCAACGAAAGTACCCGAGGTCTACGAGATGGCCATCTACTGCGACTTCCCCGAGCCGCCCGACCTCCAGCTCCGCTGCGACGACGCGACCTTCCAGCACAAGCTAGACGCAATCGCCGCCTACAAAAGCCAGAAGCAGATCTCGCTGCTCGTCGACAAGGTCCGCGAGGCCGGGGCCTACGAATACCTCCGCGAAGTGAACTTCAAGTTCTACTCGTCCACGGCGTACAACCATTTGTTTGAGGATTGA
- a CDS encoding D-alanine--D-alanine ligase translates to MPEPKLNVLVLLGGPDRERPVSLQSGGQVAQALRDAGHTVTESDVMPDDISAIEDAKAGGVEVVFPVLHGPWGEGGPLQAVLESSGLAFVGCRPDAAARCMDKWAAKAIAHELGIPTAPAEVLTSITQPRTVKAPVVIKALDEGSSFGMAICHTEPEAEAAVAELLKTYKQVMAERYIAGDELTVGVLEGFDAAEPRLPRALPVIKILPAAAFYDYDAKYTRDDTSYLFDAEPPDVLQQVQDYALRAFRGLGCQHLARIDFMLDADKRPWLLEANTMPGFTSHSLVPKAAAHAGIAFPALCDRLVRMALPSSKDKRAAQ, encoded by the coding sequence ATGCCCGAGCCCAAACTCAACGTACTGGTATTGCTCGGCGGCCCCGACCGTGAACGACCCGTGTCGTTGCAGTCGGGTGGCCAGGTCGCACAGGCGTTGCGCGACGCGGGGCATACCGTCACCGAGTCGGACGTGATGCCGGATGACATATCGGCGATCGAAGACGCGAAAGCAGGCGGCGTTGAGGTCGTCTTCCCGGTGCTGCATGGGCCTTGGGGCGAGGGCGGGCCGCTGCAGGCGGTGCTTGAATCGAGCGGGCTGGCGTTTGTGGGGTGCCGGCCAGACGCGGCGGCGCGGTGCATGGACAAGTGGGCGGCGAAGGCGATCGCTCATGAACTCGGCATCCCCACGGCCCCGGCGGAGGTGTTGACCTCCATAACGCAGCCGCGCACAGTCAAAGCCCCGGTTGTCATCAAGGCGCTCGACGAGGGGTCGAGTTTTGGGATGGCGATCTGCCACACGGAGCCCGAGGCCGAGGCGGCGGTGGCGGAACTGCTCAAAACATACAAGCAGGTCATGGCCGAGCGGTACATCGCGGGGGATGAACTGACGGTGGGTGTGCTTGAAGGTTTCGACGCTGCCGAGCCCCGCCTTCCGAGGGCCCTGCCCGTCATCAAGATCCTCCCGGCGGCCGCGTTCTACGACTACGACGCCAAGTACACCCGCGACGACACCAGCTACCTCTTCGACGCCGAGCCCCCGGACGTTTTGCAACAGGTGCAGGACTACGCCCTGCGCGCATTCCGGGGGTTGGGGTGTCAGCACCTCGCGCGGATCGACTTCATGCTCGATGCAGACAAGCGGCCCTGGCTGCTTGAAGCCAACACGATGCCGGGCTTCACGAGCCACTCGCTGGTGCCCAAGGCCGCGGCGCATGCGGGCATCGCGTTCCCCGCGTTGTGCGACCGGC
- a CDS encoding metallophosphoesterase: MMQDPAHPTRRMFLTTAAAGLASSAVLGGGRLPWRARAAEGAPARPLTIGLITDLHHGNLTPDADERLDAFLQHVADRGDVDLLMQLGDFCHPADDARGLCERFNAFEGPKLHVLGNHDMDLGTKQEIMDLWGMPARYGSTDIGGVHFVTLDRNNLKTDAGFTPYANANFYVDGAIRAWADDAQLEWLAADLAETDLPTIVLTHQPLGVEAGGVADASPQAAPIMRLLEQANEDAGWAKVQACFCGHYHIDDAQTHAGIHYLQFNSVSYKWVREPVRYDEALFAFVTLDPAGTLSVEGRSTAWADPPPEARELEGDFPAPAISDREMDTATPPR; encoded by the coding sequence ATGATGCAAGACCCAGCACACCCCACCCGCCGAATGTTCCTGACCACTGCGGCCGCCGGGCTCGCGTCCTCGGCGGTCCTGGGCGGGGGTCGGTTGCCGTGGCGGGCACGCGCGGCGGAGGGTGCGCCGGCTCGGCCACTTACGATCGGGCTCATCACCGACCTGCACCACGGCAACCTCACGCCCGATGCCGATGAACGCCTCGATGCTTTTCTCCAGCATGTCGCCGACCGGGGCGATGTCGACCTGCTCATGCAGCTGGGCGACTTCTGCCACCCGGCGGACGATGCGCGCGGGCTGTGCGAGCGGTTCAACGCGTTCGAGGGGCCCAAGCTCCACGTGCTGGGCAACCACGACATGGACCTGGGCACGAAACAAGAGATCATGGACCTCTGGGGCATGCCCGCCCGCTACGGCAGCACGGACATCGGCGGGGTCCACTTCGTCACGCTCGACCGCAACAACCTCAAGACCGACGCCGGCTTCACGCCCTACGCGAACGCGAACTTCTATGTGGACGGAGCGATCCGCGCGTGGGCGGACGATGCGCAGCTCGAGTGGCTTGCGGCCGACCTGGCCGAGACGGACCTGCCGACGATCGTGCTGACGCATCAGCCGTTGGGGGTCGAGGCGGGCGGGGTGGCGGACGCGTCGCCGCAGGCCGCGCCGATCATGCGCCTCCTCGAGCAGGCCAACGAAGACGCGGGCTGGGCGAAGGTGCAGGCCTGCTTCTGCGGGCACTACCACATCGACGACGCACAGACGCACGCGGGCATTCACTACCTGCAGTTCAACAGCGTGAGCTACAAGTGGGTGCGCGAGCCAGTGCGGTACGACGAAGCGCTCTTCGCGTTTGTCACGCTCGACCCGGCCGGCACGCTGAGCGTCGAGGGCCGATCGACGGCCTGGGCCGACCCGCCCCCCGAAGCCCGCGAGTTGGAAGGCGACTTCCCCGCCCCGGCGATTTCGGATCGGGAGATGGATACGGCCACGCCGCCACGTTAG
- a CDS encoding flotillin family protein: protein MMIQNTTMLAMPTWVLPVGIIVVFLFFLSLCAVMVAAALYRKVEPGTALIRRGWGGPCVSFNGIKVFPVVHRTDIMDISVRRIEIYRHSSEGLICQDNVRADIKVAFFIRVNNVEKDVLQVADSIGVRRASDINALIELFDAKFSEALKTVGKKFDFTDLYTERDKFKDEIVAHIGTDLNGYVLDDAAIDYLEQTDLNQLDPNNILDAEGIKKITDLTAAEAVLANDIAREKEKTIRKQDVEAREAILELDRQQAEAEAKQQREIDSVNARERAEALKVEEEERFKSEKARISTEEELGVAEENKQRQIIIAAKNRERADKVETERVAREQQLEATERERLVTLAQIEKDKAVEVEKKKIQDVIRERVVVERAVVEEEEKIKDTAEIATAKRAKVVQVTAAEAMAEEDKVKEVKKAEASKLASEFQANEILIEAEANRAAAEKQAQAKMKLAEATQAEHAAVGLAEAEVMDAKAGAVQKYGAAEADVVQKKAEAEAAGDLAKAEALKAHGLAEAEANRAGYDAEAEGMQKKYTAEAEGVAAKAEAMKKLDGVGKEHEEYKLQLEKDLKVELAEIEIKRDIVSDQATIMGEALKSAHIDIVGGETQFFDTILHAITQGKKVDRMIDNSQALTDVKETFFNGDGEYFERKVQQLIGRFGIKSEDAKNLSVAALIAKLIGKSDDGDLTSELKHLLGLAKQAGVADQTVGSLGLLDKKKK, encoded by the coding sequence ATGATGATCCAAAACACAACCATGCTCGCGATGCCGACTTGGGTGCTACCCGTCGGCATCATTGTCGTCTTCCTGTTCTTCCTCTCCCTGTGTGCGGTAATGGTCGCGGCCGCGCTCTACCGCAAGGTCGAGCCGGGCACGGCCCTGATCCGCCGGGGCTGGGGCGGGCCCTGCGTCTCGTTCAACGGGATCAAGGTCTTCCCCGTCGTCCACCGCACCGACATCATGGACATCTCCGTCCGTCGGATCGAGATCTACCGCCACAGCAGCGAGGGGCTCATCTGCCAGGACAACGTCCGGGCCGACATCAAGGTCGCCTTCTTCATCCGGGTCAACAACGTCGAGAAGGACGTGCTCCAGGTCGCCGACTCGATCGGCGTCCGCCGGGCGTCGGATATCAACGCGCTGATCGAGCTCTTCGACGCGAAGTTCTCCGAAGCGCTCAAGACGGTGGGTAAGAAGTTCGACTTCACTGACCTCTACACCGAGCGCGATAAGTTCAAGGACGAGATCGTCGCCCACATCGGCACCGACCTCAACGGCTACGTCCTCGACGACGCGGCGATCGACTACCTCGAGCAGACCGACCTCAACCAGCTCGACCCCAACAACATCCTCGACGCCGAGGGCATCAAGAAGATCACCGACCTCACCGCGGCCGAGGCGGTGCTGGCCAACGACATCGCGCGTGAAAAAGAGAAGACGATCCGCAAGCAGGACGTCGAGGCGAGAGAGGCGATCCTCGAGCTCGACCGTCAGCAGGCCGAGGCCGAGGCCAAGCAGCAGCGTGAGATCGACTCGGTCAACGCGCGTGAACGGGCTGAGGCGTTGAAGGTCGAAGAGGAAGAACGGTTCAAGTCGGAGAAGGCCCGCATCTCGACGGAAGAGGAACTGGGGGTCGCCGAGGAGAACAAGCAGCGGCAGATCATCATCGCGGCCAAGAACCGCGAGCGGGCGGACAAGGTCGAGACCGAGCGTGTCGCGCGTGAGCAGCAGCTCGAGGCGACCGAGCGCGAACGGCTGGTGACTTTGGCGCAGATCGAGAAGGACAAGGCCGTCGAGGTCGAGAAGAAGAAGATCCAGGATGTGATCCGCGAGCGTGTGGTCGTGGAGCGTGCGGTGGTGGAAGAAGAAGAGAAGATCAAGGACACGGCCGAGATCGCGACGGCCAAGCGTGCGAAGGTTGTGCAGGTGACGGCGGCCGAGGCGATGGCCGAGGAAGACAAGGTCAAGGAAGTGAAGAAGGCCGAGGCGAGCAAGCTCGCGAGCGAGTTCCAGGCCAATGAGATATTGATCGAGGCCGAGGCGAACCGCGCCGCGGCGGAGAAGCAGGCCCAGGCGAAGATGAAGCTGGCCGAGGCGACCCAGGCCGAGCACGCGGCCGTCGGTTTGGCGGAGGCCGAAGTGATGGACGCGAAGGCGGGGGCCGTGCAGAAGTATGGCGCGGCCGAGGCGGACGTCGTGCAAAAGAAGGCGGAAGCCGAGGCCGCGGGCGACCTAGCCAAGGCCGAAGCCCTCAAGGCGCACGGCCTGGCCGAGGCCGAGGCCAACCGCGCGGGCTACGACGCCGAGGCGGAAGGCATGCAGAAGAAATACACCGCCGAGGCCGAGGGCGTCGCCGCGAAGGCCGAGGCCATGAAGAAGCTCGACGGCGTAGGCAAGGAGCACGAGGAGTACAAGCTGCAGCTCGAAAAAGACCTCAAGGTCGAGCTGGCCGAGATCGAGATCAAACGCGACATCGTGTCGGACCAGGCGACCATCATGGGCGAGGCACTCAAGTCCGCGCACATCGACATCGTCGGCGGCGAGACGCAGTTCTTCGACACCATCCTCCATGCCATCACCCAGGGCAAGAAGGTCGACCGCATGATCGACAACTCGCAGGCGCTGACCGATGTCAAGGAGACCTTCTTCAACGGCGACGGCGAATACTTCGAACGCAAAGTCCAGCAGCTCATCGGCCGGTTCGGCATCAAGAGCGAGGACGCGAAGAACCTCTCCGTCGCCGCGCTGATCGCCAAGCTGATCGGCAAGAGCGATGATGGCGACCTGACCAGCGAACTCAAGCACCTGCTGGGCCTGGCTAAGCAGGCGGGCGTCGCCGACCAGACCGTCGGGTCGCTGGGGCTGCTGGATAAGAAAAAGAAGTAG
- a CDS encoding SIS domain-containing protein, giving the protein MNANDSRYTDFGLCKDMLDTPGIVRGFDCDQTAVAAAGVKAAGKLHMTGEGSSRIFPAKHAMKVARQRGYAAALHTDAGCQSQSYGLADWAVMGMSNSGRTAEVIQLFKQLKEAGHDKLYSLAAFADSKLASFANQEYVLQCGEEGAVAATKSVVEQALFYQALLEEAQGDKSLAGHLGALADAMDAALTVDIPDEVTQAIAGSPIIYWAGPNDGVAEELTLKTNEITRKPSDYLEGTYAAHGIEEVMSDKDVVLWIDPIEDQEAKFEDVLVKGVGVTIVAVSDRETRFPTIQVPTLAPGKGGGATDLMGYVYMAAGWNVLVEVGTSLGINIDKPERARKVGNEFVG; this is encoded by the coding sequence ATGAACGCGAACGATTCCCGCTATACCGACTTTGGCCTTTGCAAAGATATGCTCGACACCCCCGGGATTGTCCGTGGGTTTGACTGTGACCAGACGGCCGTCGCGGCGGCGGGGGTGAAGGCTGCCGGGAAGTTGCACATGACCGGCGAGGGGTCGTCGCGGATCTTCCCGGCCAAGCACGCGATGAAGGTCGCGCGGCAGCGCGGCTACGCCGCCGCGCTGCACACCGACGCCGGGTGCCAGAGCCAGTCGTACGGCTTGGCCGACTGGGCGGTGATGGGGATGAGCAACTCGGGGCGCACAGCCGAGGTGATCCAGCTCTTCAAGCAGTTGAAGGAGGCGGGCCACGACAAGCTGTATTCGCTCGCGGCGTTTGCCGACAGCAAGCTCGCATCATTTGCGAATCAGGAGTACGTCCTGCAATGCGGCGAAGAGGGTGCGGTCGCGGCGACGAAGTCGGTCGTCGAGCAGGCGCTGTTCTACCAGGCGCTGCTCGAAGAAGCGCAGGGCGACAAGTCCCTGGCGGGCCACCTCGGCGCGCTGGCGGACGCGATGGACGCGGCGCTCACGGTGGACATCCCCGATGAGGTGACACAAGCGATCGCGGGCAGCCCGATCATCTACTGGGCGGGGCCCAACGACGGGGTGGCCGAGGAGCTGACGCTCAAGACCAACGAGATCACGCGCAAGCCCAGCGACTACCTCGAAGGCACCTACGCGGCGCACGGGATCGAGGAAGTGATGTCCGACAAGGATGTCGTGCTCTGGATCGACCCGATTGAGGACCAGGAAGCCAAGTTCGAGGACGTGCTGGTCAAGGGCGTGGGCGTCACGATCGTCGCGGTCTCGGACCGCGAGACGCGGTTCCCGACGATCCAGGTGCCGACGCTAGCCCCGGGTAAGGGCGGCGGGGCGACGGACCTGATGGGCTATGTGTACATGGCGGCGGGGTGGAACGTCCTTGTCGAGGTGGGCACGTCGCTGGGGATCAACATCGACAAGCCCGAGCGGGCCCGCAAGGTCGGCAACGAGTTCGTTGGCTAA
- a CDS encoding glutamine amidotransferase, producing the protein MSDSAPQPVLYLGDTALGAAAAYLAGVMHRAGIAFDYCPSGEKIGEALRADERRLIILSDYAASQFTDEQHRALADSVLTGTGLLMIGGWDSYHGQGGHWQATPIAELLPVTISDRDDRINHDQAAYLRRQHDHPTVAGLPWDDRPPAVGGYNRFRVKPEHPGVRRVLDVARRGMRRVGEGFQLASMVIDPMLVVAEGTNGRGRVACLATDAAPHWVGPFVDWGTDNDDGPSIAGRVKCHAPGAFEVEVGVCYARFFTQLVRWTAALEDK; encoded by the coding sequence ATGAGCGACTCTGCCCCACAACCCGTCCTGTACCTCGGCGACACCGCGCTGGGTGCCGCGGCCGCGTACCTCGCGGGCGTCATGCACCGCGCGGGGATCGCGTTTGACTACTGCCCGAGCGGTGAGAAGATCGGCGAAGCGCTGCGGGCGGACGAGCGTCGGCTCATCATCCTCAGCGACTACGCCGCGTCGCAGTTCACCGACGAACAGCACCGCGCGCTGGCCGACAGCGTACTCACCGGCACGGGGCTGTTGATGATCGGCGGGTGGGACAGCTACCACGGGCAGGGCGGGCACTGGCAAGCCACGCCGATCGCCGAGCTGTTGCCCGTTACGATCAGCGACCGCGACGACCGCATCAACCACGACCAGGCCGCGTACCTTAGACGCCAGCACGACCACCCGACGGTGGCGGGGCTGCCGTGGGACGATCGGCCTCCGGCGGTGGGCGGGTACAACCGCTTCCGCGTCAAGCCCGAGCACCCGGGCGTCCGGCGGGTGCTCGACGTCGCGCGGCGCGGGATGCGCCGGGTCGGCGAGGGGTTCCAGCTGGCGTCGATGGTGATCGACCCGATGCTGGTGGTGGCCGAGGGGACTAATGGGCGTGGGCGGGTGGCGTGCCTTGCGACGGATGCGGCGCCGCACTGGGTCGGGCCATTTGTAGATTGGGGGACGGACAATGACGACGGGCCCTCGATCGCGGGGCGGGTCAAGTGCCATGCGCCCGGCGCGTTTGAGGTCGAGGTCGGCGTATGCTACGCGCGGTTCTTTACCCAGCTCGTGCGGTGGACCGCGGCGCTCGAAGACAAGTAG
- a CDS encoding DUF1449 family protein, with the protein MAEFIQAIMTPMNFALTVLMCCLVLYWLVVMIGMVDLDFLDFDLDVDTDADVDADVGSGGGHGLASFLKFLNVGEVPLMILLSVFVALLWLIGVLTKMWFGDWSMLVNILAFIPMVILGLLLTKILTHPLRRLFEQLERDANAGKVDVMGQRCTIVSATVDDRHGQAEIVTGGSPLRISVKLPAGSEPLERGDEIVVVTERDEKGVYTVRGF; encoded by the coding sequence ATGGCCGAATTCATCCAAGCCATCATGACCCCGATGAACTTCGCACTGACCGTGCTGATGTGCTGCCTGGTGCTGTACTGGCTGGTCGTGATGATCGGGATGGTTGACCTCGACTTCCTCGACTTCGACCTGGATGTCGATACCGACGCGGATGTCGATGCGGATGTCGGGTCGGGCGGGGGGCACGGCCTGGCGAGCTTCCTGAAGTTTCTCAACGTCGGCGAAGTGCCGCTGATGATCCTGCTGTCGGTCTTCGTCGCACTGCTCTGGCTGATCGGTGTGCTGACCAAGATGTGGTTCGGCGACTGGTCGATGCTGGTCAATATCCTGGCCTTCATCCCGATGGTGATCCTTGGCTTGCTGCTGACGAAGATCCTGACGCACCCGCTCCGCCGGCTGTTTGAACAGCTCGAGCGCGACGCGAACGCGGGCAAGGTCGATGTCATGGGCCAGCGCTGCACCATCGTCTCCGCGACCGTCGATGACCGTCACGGCCAGGCCGAGATCGTGACCGGCGGGTCGCCGCTGCGCATCAGCGTCAAGCTGCCCGCAGGGAGCGAGCCGCTCGAACGCGGCGACGAGATTGTCGTTGTGACCGAGCGTGATGAAAAAGGTGTCTATACCGTCCGGGGTTTCTAA